From the genome of Populus alba chromosome 10, ASM523922v2, whole genome shotgun sequence, one region includes:
- the LOC118043055 gene encoding uncharacterized protein, giving the protein MSSIVSGHHCNWSLGGAGVQEHFLCRGRFYSNKVPCPGDNHSLPCRGLVFSTPQSLASSSCYRPSTRKYRPVLSSTVDDPRDQDDPEEDGAGDKDSSKGETGGIDSELLRENLERIVGSDDSAFSGIDLATLIRNKYGRSYDVQLIKKEFMGRNLLALNVMWKYREQRSFPLTEEEYILRLDDVANTLKCWGAVSHIRNSLEKSKERPRIGKAVSIFIDMDESGGRANEWIYK; this is encoded by the exons ATGTCGAGTATCGTATCAGGTCATCACTGTAATTGGTCACTTGGAGGAGCAGGGGTACAGGAGCATTTTCTTTGCAGAGGAAGATTTTACAGCAACAAGGTTCCATGTCCAGGAGATAATCATAGTCTTCCTTGCAGAGGATTGGTTTTCTCCACTCCTCAATCCCTCGCCAGCAGTAGCTGTTATCGCCCAAGTACTAGGAAATACAGGCCTGTTCTTTCCAGTACAGTTGATGATCCCCGTGACCAAGATGACCCGGAAGAAGATGGGGCCGGTGACAAGGATTCTTCCAAAGGTGAAACTGGAGGG ATTGATAGCGAATTGCTAAGAGAGAATCTCGAAAGAATTGTTGGGTCAGATGATTCTGCCTTCAGTGGAATAGACCTCGCAACTCTGATTAGGAACAAGTATGGGAGGTCTTATGATGTTCAGCTAATAAAGAAG GAATTCATGGGTAGAAATCTCCTCGCTTTGAATGTCATGTGGAAGTACAGGGAGCAG agATCTTTTCCACTAACTGAAGAAGAGTATATATTGAGGCTTGATGATGTGGCAAATACATTGAAATGCTGGGGAGCTGTTTCCCATATCAGAAATAGCTTAGAGAAGTCAAAAGAGAGGCCTCGGATAGGGAAG GCAGTCAGCATTTTCATAGACATGGATGAGTCAGGAGGCCGAGCAAATGAATGGATTTACAAGTAG
- the LOC118043056 gene encoding uncharacterized protein, whose amino-acid sequence MAQSLELLLIQFLMPDNDARRQAEEQIKRLAKDPQVVPALAQHLRTAKTPNVRQLAAVLLRKKITGHWAKLPPQLKLLVKQSLIESITMEHSPPVRKASANVVSIIAKYAVPAGEWPDLLPFLFQCSQSAQEDHREVALILFSSLTETIGNAFQPHLAGLQALLLKCLQDDTSNRVRVAALKAVGSFIEFTNDGDEAIKFRQFIPSILNVARQCLSSGDEDVAIIAFEIFDELIESPAPLLGDSVKSIVQFSLEVCSSQNLESNTRHQAIQIISWLAKYKHGSLKKYNLVIPILQVMCPLLAESADADEDDDLAPDRAAAEVIDTMALNLSKHVFPTVFEFASLSSQSANPKFREASVTALGVVSEGCLELMKDKLESVLHIVLGALRDPEQMVRGAASFALGQFAEHLQPEIVSHYGSVLPCILNALEDASDEVKEKSYYALAAFCEDMGEEILPFLDPLMGKLLAALQNSPRNLQDTCMSAIGSVATAAEQAFIPYAERVLELMKSFMVLTNDEDLRSRARATELVGIVAMSAGRARMEPILLPFMEAAISGFGLEFSELREYTHGFFSNVAEIMDDSFTQYLPHVVPLAFASCNLDDGSAVDIIESDDENINGFGGVSSDDEAHDEPRVRNISVRTGVLDEKAAATQALGLFALHTKSSYAPYLEQTLKILVRHSGYFHEDVRLQAIIALKSILTAAHALFQSQNAQQEKAREMLDTVMDIYIKTMTGDDDKEVVAQACTSVADIIKDYGYAAIEPYMSQLVDATLVLLKEESACQQLEDDSDMDDDDTEHDEVLMDAVSDLLPAFAKSMGSHFAPIFANLFEPLMKFAKASRPLQDRTMVVACLAEVAQDMGAPIAGYVDRVMPLAIKELASSDATNRRNAAFCVGELCKNGGESTLKYYGDILRGLFPLFGEPEPDDAVRDNAAGAVARMIMAHPQAVPLNQVLPVFLKVLPLKEDHEESMAVYCCVSTLVLSSNQQILALVPELVNLFAQVVVSPVETAEVKAQVGRAFAHLISLYGHQMQPLLSNLSPAHASALGAFAPKS is encoded by the exons ATGGCACAGTCACTTGAATTGCTTCTGATTCAATTCTTGATGCCAGACAACGATGCCAGAAGGCAAGCCGAGGAGCAAATTAAGAGGTTAGCCAAAGATCCTCAAGTGGTCCCAGCCCTTGCTCAACACCTTCGCACCGCCAAAACTCCCAATGTCCGCCAGCTCGCCGCCGTACTCCTCCGCAAGAAGATCACGGGGCACTGGGCTAAACTCCCTCCTCAACTCAAACTCCTTGTCAAACAATCGCTCATTGAAAGCATCACCATGGAACACAG TCCTCCAGTGAGGAAAGCGAGTGCGAATGTGGTCAGTATAATTGCGAAATATGCAGTTCCGGCTGGAGAATGGCCTGATTTGTTGCCCTTTTTGTTTCAATGTAGTCAAAGTGCACAGGAAGATCATAGAGAA GTGGCATTGATCCTTTTCAGCTCTTTAACTGAAACTATTGGTAATGCATTTCAACCTCATCTTGCTGGTTTGCAAGCTCTTTTGCTCAAGTGTTTGCAGGATGATACTAGCAACCGTGTTAGAGTTGCTGCTCTCAA GGCAGTGGGatcttttattgaatttacaAATGACGGGGATGAAGCG ATCAAATTTCGCCAGTTCATTCCCAGCATTTTAAATGTGGCTAGACAATGCCTTTCATCTGGTGACGAGGATGTTGCAAtaattgcttttgaaatctttgatgaacTGATTGAATCTCCTGCACCTCTTCTTGGAGACTCTGTTAAATCCATTGTCCAGTTCTCTCTTGAAGTTTGTTCTAGTCAAAATTTGGAGTCCAACACACGTCATCAG GCTATTCAGATAATTTCATGGCTGGCAAAGTACAAACACGGCTCCCTGAAAAAGTATAACCTGGTCATCCCCATTCTGCAAGTGATGTGCCCCTTGCTTGCAGAATCAGCTGATgctgatgaagatgatgatcttGCTCCTGATCGAGCAGCTGCAGAAGTCATTGACACTATGGCTTTGAACCTCTCAAAGCATGTCTTTCCCACTGTCTTTGAGTTTGCTTCCTTGAGCAGTCAGAGCGCAAATCCAAAGTTCCGGGAAGCTTCTGTTACAGCTTTAGGTGTTGTTTCAGAGGGTTGTCTGGAgttaatgaaagataaattgGAATCTGTTCTTCATATTGTTTTAGGGGCTTTGAGGGATCCAGAACAAATGGTTAGAGGGGCTGCATCATTTGCCTTGGGTCAATTTGCTGAGCATTTGCAGCCTGAAATTGTGTCTCACTATGGAAGTGTTCTTCCCTGCATTTTAAATGCTCTTGAGGATGCATCTGATGAAGTAAAG GAAAAGTCGTACTATGCTTTAGCAGCATTTTGTGAGGACATGGGTGAAGAAATTCTTCCTTTCCTTGATCCTTTGATGGGGAAGCTACTTGCAGCCCTCCAAAATAGCCCTCGTAATTTGCAGGATACATGCATG TCTGCAATTGGTTCAGTTGCAACTGCTGCTGAGCAAGCTTTCATTCCTTATGCTGAAAGGGTTCTCGAGTTAATGAAATCCTTCATGGTGCTTACCAATGATGAGGATCTGCGATCACGAGCAAGGGCTACTGAGCTTGTAGGAATAGTTGCCATGTCTGCTGGGAGAGCAAGGATGGAACCGATTCTTCTCCCTTTCATGGAAGCTGCAATTTCT GGTTTTGGATTGGAGTTCAGCGAGCTTCGGGAGTATACTCATGGATTCTTTAGCAATGTAGCAGAAATAATGGATGATAGCTTTACACAG TATCTTCCTCATGTTGTACCCCTGGCATTCGCTTCCTGCAATCTTGATGATGGTTCTGCAGTGGACATCATTGAATCTGATGATGAAAATATCAATGGATTTGGTGGAGTCTCATCTGATGATGAAGCTCATGATGAACCAAGAGTTCGGAATATCAGTGTTAGAACAGGAGTGTTGGATGAAAAGGCAGCTGCAACTCAAGCACTTGGTTTATTTGCACTTCACACAAAGAGTTCTTATGCCCC CTATTTGGAGCAGACATTAAAGATTCTGGTGAGACATTCAGGGTATTTCCATGAAGATGTTCGGCTTCAGGCTATCATTGCTTTGAAAT CTATTCTGACTGCAGCACATGCACTCTTCCAGAGTCAAAAT GCCCAACAGGAAAAGGCAAGAGAAATGCTTG ATACTGTGATGGATATTTACATCAAGACTATGACTGGAGATGATGACAAGGAAGTAGTTGCTCAAGCATGTACAAGTGTGGCAGACATCATTAAGGATTATGGTTATGCAGCTATTGAACCTT ATATGTCTCAGCTTGTTGATGCAACTTTGGTATTGCTTAAAGAGGAGTCAGCTTGTCAGCAACTGGAAGATGATAGTGAtatggatgatgatgatacaGAACATGATGAAGTGCTTATGGATGCAGTTTCTGATCTTCTTCCTGCATTTGCAAAGTCCATGGGTTCTCATTTTGCACCCATCTTTGCTAACCTGTTTGAGCCTTTGATGAAATTTGCG AAAGCTTCACGCCCTCTGCAAGATCGAACTATGGTGGTTGCTTGCCTTGCAGAAGTTGCTCAGGACATGGGTGCCCCAATTGCGGGTTATGTTGAT AGGGTGATGCCCTTGGCGATCAAAGAACTTGCTTCATCAGATGCAACTAACAGGAGGAATGCTGCATTTTGTGTTGGAGAATTGTGCAAAAATGGCGGGGAGTCAACTTTGAA ATATTATGGTGATATATTGCGTGGACTCTTCCCTTTATTTGGAGAGCCTGAGCCAGATGATGCTGTTAGGGATAATGCAGCTGGTGCGGTTGCAAGGATGATAATGGCACATCCCCAGGCTGTCCCATTAAATCAG GTTCTTCCTGTTTTCCTCAAAGTTCTCCCACTGAAAGAAGATCATGAAGAGTCCATGGCTGTCTACTGTTGTGTCTCTACTCTCGTTTTGTCATCCAATCAACAG ATCCTTGCACTTGTTCCAGAGCTGGTCAATCTTTTTGCTCAGGTTGTGGTTTCTCCAGTTGAAACTGCTGAAGTCAAGGCTCAAGTTGGGAGAGCTTTTGCACACCTGATTTCACTCTATGGCCATCAAATGCAACCTCTATTAAGTAACCTATCGCCTGCACATGCTAGTGCTTTAGGTGCATTTGCCCCCAAAAGCTGA